AGCAAGTCATTTGATGCAATTCACTACGGGTGAAATTGTTTTTTTAAATCCAGACGATGTTTTATTTGAAGCTGGCTCTGAGAGTGATTACTTCTATTATATACTTACGGGCAAAATGGGAGTATACATAAAAGACAATCACCGTATAGCCGTTCTTACCCCCGAAGATATGTTCGTTGGAGAAATGTCTTTTCTCCATCACAACAAACGCACAGGCACAGTAAAAGCTCTTACTAAAGCGCAACTTCTTCCCATATCAAGAAGTGGTTTTATTGATATGGTAAAGAAGTATCCATACTACGGAGTCTTTCTTGCAAGACTACTGACTAAGCGGTTAATTCTGCGTAATCGTAGTATTTAAAACTATTAGCCTAAATAAAACTGAACAGTCTTTTCGATTCCTGTTTCGAAAGTCTCTTTAGGAAACCAACCTAGCTCTTTTTGAATACGGGTAGCATCAATCGCATAACGTCTATCATGACCCGGACGGTCTGTTACATAGTTGATTAACTTTTCGTATTCGGTTACGGGTTTTGGAGTGAGTTTGCCTAAAACTTCGCAGATTTTCTTTACGATGTTGATATTCGCCCACTCGTTATTACCCCCTACATTGTAAGAACGACCGTTTTCGCCCTTTTGTAATATAGTCCAAATCGCATCGCAATGGTCTTCTACATACAACCAATCTCGCACATTCTTTCCGTCACCATAAACAGGAAGGTTACGCCCGTTAATCGCATTTGTAATCATTAAGGGAATGAGTTTTTCTCTGTTTTGAAAAGGACCGTAATTGTTAGAACAATTCGACATTGTAATTGGCATTCCAAAGGTTCTATGAAATGCATTTACAAAATGATCGGATGCTGCTTTAGAAGCAGAATAGGGAGACGATGGATCATAGGGAGTAGTCTCTGTAAAAAATCCAGTTTCGCCTAATGAGCCGTATACCTCATCTGTTGATATATGATGAAAGTGAACGCCTTCTTTGTATTTACCGTCTTTTTGCCAATAAGTGCGAGCAGCGGTTAATAGTTCGAATGTTCCCATGACGTTAGTTTCTGCAAAAATTCTAGGTCCTGATATTGAATTATCAACATGGCTTTCTGCTGCAAAGTGAACTACTGTATCAATTTCATTTTTGGTAAAAACAAAATTCAAATAATCTTTATCGCGAATATCGCCTCGCATGAATTCATAATTTAGTTTATCTTCAATACCAACTAAATTGTTTAAATCACCTGCATAAGTCAGCGAGTCTAGATTTAATACATGTCCTTTAAATCCAATCTTTGCTAAGTAGTGAATGAAGTTTGCCCCGATAAATCCTGCACCACCGGTTACTAAAATATTTTTTAATGCTCTTGCCATAAATGATTCCTATTTTTGTTTTTCTTTGCTATCTTGAATACTCACCTATTTTTGAAAATACATTTCTATTTCAAATTTGATATTTTCCCTTGCCTGCTTCTCGTATGCATGGAACACTTCATCAGTAAAATAAATTCTCTCACGCTCTAGGAATTTCTGTAATACCTTTGCTCTTTCTTGTTTGTAGAATTCGCGCTCTACCCATTCATATTCTTTACGAATGCTATCCATGTATTCTATATAACGATTTCGCTCCCTTCCTAGAATAAGTAAATCAGAATCCAAAAAGATTTTATGATCAAAATTATTTTGCAGAAATTGGTGCTTC
This Leptospiraceae bacterium DNA region includes the following protein-coding sequences:
- the rfbB gene encoding dTDP-glucose 4,6-dehydratase, whose amino-acid sequence is MARALKNILVTGGAGFIGANFIHYLAKIGFKGHVLNLDSLTYAGDLNNLVGIEDKLNYEFMRGDIRDKDYLNFVFTKNEIDTVVHFAAESHVDNSISGPRIFAETNVMGTFELLTAARTYWQKDGKYKEGVHFHHISTDEVYGSLGETGFFTETTPYDPSSPYSASKAASDHFVNAFHRTFGMPITMSNCSNNYGPFQNREKLIPLMITNAINGRNLPVYGDGKNVRDWLYVEDHCDAIWTILQKGENGRSYNVGGNNEWANINIVKKICEVLGKLTPKPVTEYEKLINYVTDRPGHDRRYAIDATRIQKELGWFPKETFETGIEKTVQFYLG